A genomic segment from Flexistipes sp. encodes:
- a CDS encoding universal stress protein: MGFIKKILFPTDFSSTSECAMKYALEFAKRFDAELEILHVLFDESQVVAFYLPQVTFQNLDKELEEAARKQFDEFINKFPELSETKHTTKILKGTPFLEIINEARDTDADVIIIGTHGRTGLEHVLFGSTAEKVVRKAPCPVFTVRHKDQQFRMP, encoded by the coding sequence ATGGGGTTTATAAAAAAAATTCTTTTTCCAACAGATTTTTCATCAACATCAGAATGTGCAATGAAGTACGCCCTGGAGTTTGCAAAGCGTTTTGATGCAGAATTGGAAATTCTGCATGTGCTTTTTGATGAATCCCAGGTTGTAGCTTTCTATTTGCCGCAGGTAACCTTCCAGAACCTCGATAAAGAGTTGGAAGAAGCAGCCAGAAAGCAGTTTGACGAATTTATAAACAAGTTTCCTGAACTTTCGGAAACCAAGCATACTACAAAAATTTTAAAAGGAACTCCTTTTCTGGAGATCATTAACGAAGCCAGAGACACAGACGCCGATGTTATCATTATCGGGACTCACGGCAGAACAGGTCTTGAGCATGTACTTTTCGGTTCAACAGCAGAAAAAGTTGTCCGTAAAGCTCCATGCCCGGTATTTACGGTAAGACATAAAGATCAGCAGTTCAGGATGCCTTGA